A single window of Sphingobacterium sp. ML3W DNA harbors:
- a CDS encoding winged helix-turn-helix transcriptional regulator, translating to MATNKLDYSPLQCTNRLSATEDALYVLGGRWTIRVMIAILEGHTRFNDLQRSLNSISARVLSSELKKLEVNHLVERTIFADQTPVLVEYVPTEYSQSLKDIITALAEWGVTHKNKITANYKG from the coding sequence ATGGCGACAAATAAATTAGATTACTCACCCTTACAATGCACAAATCGTCTATCAGCAACAGAAGATGCTCTATACGTTCTAGGTGGCAGATGGACAATTAGAGTAATGATAGCAATTTTAGAGGGACATACGAGGTTCAACGATTTACAACGAAGTTTAAATAGTATTTCTGCGAGAGTACTTTCGAGTGAATTAAAAAAATTGGAAGTAAACCATTTAGTAGAAAGGACAATCTTTGCGGATCAAACTCCTGTTCTTGTGGAGTATGTTCCTACGGAATACAGTCAATCACTTAAAGATATTATCACTGCTCTGGCTGAATGGGGTGTCACTCACAAAAATAAAATTACAGCTAATTATAAAGGCTGA
- a CDS encoding DUF1348 family protein yields MLTPRERIIETASLLFHQQGYNSTGINQIIKEANVAKASFYQHFKSKDDLCLAFLSTRHEYWFSELMTYISESNGTKKRILAAFDFIIYMNEKENFRGCSFLNTLSEISIEQVAILSVIQSHKKDLRLFFEKELGQKLLSAHIYLLFESSIIGSQLYKSNELVEKSKLIVDNLILIMEQRHPLPPFTLETAKQKIQMAEDAWNSQNPERVSMAYTLDSEWRNRNLFINGRQEIVLFLANKWKNELDYKLKKEYWSHTDNRIAVRFEYEYRNKEGKWFRAYGNENWEFDENGLMQKRYACINDLEINEADKYL; encoded by the coding sequence ATGCTTACTCCCAGAGAAAGAATTATAGAAACTGCGTCACTACTATTTCATCAACAAGGTTACAATAGTACAGGAATTAATCAAATTATTAAAGAGGCCAATGTTGCTAAGGCTAGTTTTTACCAACACTTCAAATCGAAAGATGATTTATGTCTAGCATTTTTAAGTACTAGACATGAATATTGGTTTTCTGAATTGATGACGTACATTTCAGAATCGAATGGAACTAAGAAAAGAATATTAGCCGCTTTTGATTTCATTATTTATATGAACGAAAAGGAAAACTTTAGAGGATGTAGCTTTTTAAACACCTTATCAGAAATATCAATAGAACAGGTTGCCATACTTTCCGTCATACAGTCGCATAAAAAAGATCTCAGATTATTCTTTGAAAAAGAACTCGGACAAAAATTGTTATCCGCTCATATCTATCTATTGTTTGAAAGTTCAATTATTGGGAGCCAGCTTTATAAATCGAATGAATTAGTGGAAAAATCGAAATTAATCGTAGATAACTTAATTTTAATTATGGAACAGAGACATCCGCTTCCTCCATTTACATTGGAGACAGCTAAACAAAAAATTCAAATGGCTGAAGATGCTTGGAACAGTCAAAACCCCGAAAGAGTTTCAATGGCTTACACTTTAGATAGCGAATGGAGAAATCGAAATCTGTTTATTAATGGTCGGCAAGAGATCGTTCTATTTTTGGCCAATAAATGGAAAAATGAACTGGATTATAAACTCAAAAAAGAATATTGGTCACATACAGACAACAGAATTGCAGTCAGGTTTGAATACGAGTATAGAAATAAAGAAGGAAAATGGTTTAGAGCCTACGGTAACGAAAATTGGGAATTTGACGAAAACGGTTTGATGCAAAAAAGATATGCTTGCATCAATGATCTCGAAATAAACGAGGCGGATAAGTACTTGTAA
- a CDS encoding DUF4180 domain-containing protein — translation MDLLGNIYYQGFDHILIYQKNITADFFDLKNKMAGDILQKFSNYRVHLVIIGDFTKFTSKSLKDFIYESNKGKHVNFVENISEALNALK, via the coding sequence TTGGATTTGCTAGGTAATATATATTATCAAGGTTTTGATCATATACTTATTTATCAAAAAAATATAACTGCTGATTTTTTTGATTTAAAAAACAAAATGGCAGGAGATATTCTTCAAAAGTTTTCGAACTATCGTGTTCATCTAGTAATAATCGGCGATTTCACAAAATTTACGAGTAAAAGTTTAAAGGATTTTATCTATGAAAGTAATAAGGGTAAGCATGTTAATTTTGTTGAAAATATTAGTGAAGCATTAAATGCTCTTAAGTAA
- a CDS encoding DoxX family protein, whose translation MKSTKITYYTTTGIISAMMIFIAFETLLKPEVKVSMEHLGFPDYFRIEIGITKLIGAVFLWLPVRLLKESAYIGFAIMFASASLAHYMVGDPVGKVFTGFIFLAVLIVSYVSHSKIQEIK comes from the coding sequence ATGAAATCAACAAAAATTACGTACTACACTACAACAGGAATTATTTCAGCAATGATGATATTTATTGCGTTTGAAACTCTTTTGAAACCCGAAGTGAAAGTTTCAATGGAACATTTAGGTTTTCCAGATTATTTCAGAATTGAGATCGGAATTACAAAACTTATCGGTGCAGTTTTTCTTTGGTTGCCAGTTCGCTTATTAAAGGAATCAGCATATATTGGTTTTGCAATTATGTTTGCTTCGGCTTCTTTAGCTCACTATATGGTAGGCGATCCTGTAGGTAAAGTTTTTACAGGATTTATTTTTCTCGCTGTTTTAATTGTTTCTTACGTAAGCCATTCAAAAATCCAAGAAATAAAATGA
- the estT gene encoding macrolide hydrolase EstT → MRKENYDTTIKEKIIKTGDIELCTESFGCETHPSILLIAGATVSMLYWDAEFCQKLSDKGFFVIRYDNRDVGKSTFYDPGTTPYDIVDLTNDAISILDGYKIKKAHFVGLSLGGLISQISSIKYPDRVKTLTLLSTGPWGDSDPSIPEMDNRILEFHNKSGTVDWTNENAVLNHLIEGAALMSGRKGTDIKRAEKLIRAEFKRARNYISMFNHATLQGGEEYYNRLNEIEQPTLIIHGTDDLIWHFKNTEALLAKIKGSKLIPLERTGHELHREDWDVIIDGIAKHLND, encoded by the coding sequence ATGAGAAAAGAAAATTATGATACAACGATAAAAGAAAAAATAATTAAAACAGGTGACATTGAACTTTGCACAGAAAGTTTTGGGTGCGAAACCCATCCTTCAATTTTACTTATTGCGGGAGCAACAGTTTCAATGCTCTATTGGGACGCTGAGTTCTGTCAAAAATTATCGGATAAAGGATTTTTTGTCATTAGGTACGATAATCGAGATGTTGGAAAATCAACCTTTTACGACCCTGGCACAACGCCTTATGATATCGTTGATTTGACGAATGATGCTATCTCAATATTAGATGGTTACAAGATAAAAAAAGCACATTTTGTAGGTTTATCTTTAGGTGGACTAATCTCCCAAATTTCTTCAATAAAGTATCCCGATAGAGTTAAAACGCTAACACTCCTTTCAACTGGACCATGGGGCGATTCAGACCCTTCTATTCCTGAAATGGATAATCGAATTTTAGAATTTCATAATAAATCTGGAACCGTCGACTGGACGAATGAAAATGCAGTACTAAACCACTTAATTGAAGGAGCAGCATTAATGAGTGGAAGAAAAGGAACTGATATAAAGCGAGCAGAAAAATTAATAAGGGCTGAATTTAAAAGAGCCAGAAACTATATTAGTATGTTTAATCATGCAACACTTCAAGGTGGTGAAGAATATTACAATAGATTAAACGAAATCGAACAACCGACTTTAATCATACACGGTACAGACGATCTTATATGGCATTTTAAAAATACAGAGGCTTTACTAGCAAAGATAAAAGGGTCAAAACTAATTCCGCTTGAAAGAACAGGACACGAGTTGCATCGTGAGGATTGGGATGTAATTATTGACGGAATCGCAAAGCATTTAAATGATTAG
- a CDS encoding dihydrofolate reductase family protein has product MYGGWTAPYRTPAGMAMLLEAYGTDFDMLIGRKTYDEFLGYWPNAGYFPMANAINGATKYVITHRPESLEWEPVKALAGDIIASIRSLKTTDGPDLILLGSISLTSLLLYAGLIDEIVLIVYPVLLGRGKRILSDSYDAQKLQFVNTVATPTGVLLNTYRYVGSLNS; this is encoded by the coding sequence TTGTACGGCGGATGGACAGCACCTTATCGCACACCTGCTGGGATGGCGATGCTACTTGAAGCGTATGGTACTGACTTTGACATGCTGATTGGCCGCAAGACTTACGATGAGTTTTTGGGATACTGGCCAAATGCTGGGTACTTTCCGATGGCCAACGCGATAAACGGTGCAACGAAATACGTAATCACCCACAGGCCCGAGAGTCTTGAATGGGAACCAGTAAAGGCCTTGGCTGGAGATATCATAGCAAGCATTCGTAGCCTTAAAACTACAGATGGACCTGACCTTATTCTTTTGGGAAGTATATCACTGACATCTTTGCTACTCTACGCCGGATTAATTGATGAGATTGTTCTGATAGTATATCCCGTATTGTTGGGAAGAGGAAAACGCATTCTTTCAGACAGCTATGATGCCCAAAAACTTCAATTTGTCAATACGGTGGCCACACCAACTGGCGTGCTGCTAAACACTTACAGGTATGTGGGGTCTCTAAATAGCTAA
- a CDS encoding methyltransferase type 11 translates to MESESQITKIKTVKIFKTNVRNYKDVANIVTSLLIIYPSYKINFDLADGDNILRIEANQCEIDTDQIMQYMVSIGYSCEGIE, encoded by the coding sequence ATGGAAAGTGAATCTCAAATAACAAAGATAAAAACGGTTAAAATATTCAAGACAAACGTTCGAAATTATAAAGATGTAGCTAACATAGTAACTTCTCTTTTAATAATATACCCATCTTATAAGATAAATTTTGATCTTGCTGATGGCGATAATATCCTTAGGATTGAAGCCAATCAATGCGAAATTGATACTGACCAGATTATGCAGTATATGGTCAGTATCGGTTATAGCTGTGAGGGAATAGAATAG